CacgagagagagagagctaaTACCACGTTACGTTCGCTTCCCCCGCAACCGACCACACCCCTCGCGGGATAATGGAACTGCGGTTTTGGGGTCCGCACTCGCTTCGTGATAAAATCACGTCTCAATCACGCGCTCAGTCACACCTCACTCAACCACGCAATACTTACGGCTCCTTTTCCTGCGTGGATTCTTCGTGCACGTCGAGTTTTATGAGTGAAAAACGTTGCCGCGGTTATCCGAGAGCTCGGGGTCCAACTTTCCCTTTCCGATTGTGGCTTTTCGGATTTTTAGTTCGGGATCCTGACCGGCTTCGGAGAACTCCCCAATTCCACCAGGTCGCTGAAATCAGCGAGGCGCCTCCTGGTCGGAAAGGGGCCCCCCCCCCGAACCCAAAATCAGGATCACGTTGGGAGTCACCAAGATTGTTATAGGTAATAAACGAATCAAACcgaattaaaatgttaaattggcaaattttattttcgCGACCAAAATACGGTCCTGGAAAGCCACAACCGGAAAAAACAATACCAAGCCCGGGGTCGGAATTGGGTGAACACACGATGTTACCCAGCCTCTATCGCACTGGGTTCCCCTGGTGTTCACGTCGCTGTCTTGGTTGGCCtcttttttatactgtttttcaTAGCCTGGAGCGGGACcgtcctttgtttctttcaaattcagctCTGGTGTCCACACAAGACAaagtccttcctgctccttgaTGAGATTTTGTGTCCGTTGTGTATTGCTTTTAGGTGGTTGATTTCATCTTTACGGGGACCAGAGTCGGGGAATGCAGTCCTGGTGATGGGTTTTTCgggaaatgctgctctcctgtgagtTTCCAGGCTTCCCCAGGAGATAGGTGCTTATCGGTAGCAGTCCGATCTGTAGATATGTTAATTTACCTAGTTCTGAGGCAATCACTGCCGTTACCTGTGGATCGTTTATTTTGCAGacttattttatacaaaacacGAATTACAATATGGTATATATATATCACAAGAGCTTTGGGGCTATGAACCGGACAGAGATGATCCAGCTCAGATCTCTGCTGAAAGGGCAGTAACACACTCTGCTGCAGGTGCTTGGGCTGGTCTGCGCAGGCCCAGGCAGATGCCAAAGCTGCTCTTCACagccttctcccttctcctgcccctctgccaagTGCAGCAGGCCTCAAGCACTGAAAGGAGCAACGGGACCCAAAAGGAGACAGTTGCACCCAACTCACTGGGGGGTCCTGTGGAAGCCTCTCTTATCCAAAGACATTTCCCCAAACCTGTAGATTGCCTGGGAAACGCCAACAACACACATAAATTCTGGCAATGCTGAATTGCTTCAGGTCCTTTCAGCACAAGCACTCCAGCGTGAGCTCATCTTCCCTCAAGTGTGTTTCCACATATCACTTTGGGCCCCTAGAAACACGACCTGCCAGCTGCCACTTCACGTGTCTCGTCTCCTGCCTGCATTCATGGCAGAAAAcccaggctgttcccagctgcaAAGCAGAGCCCTGTTCCCACAGGACGCTCTTGTGAGCGACTTCCCAGGACTCTCTGCTGTGCAAGCAGCACTTCTCATGCCCACCCAAGCACTCTTGGTACAACAGAAAACAAGCTGGCCAGCTCTAGGCTCAGCAGACTCCCATCACAGGCACAGGAAGACACAGGGGCTGTTTTGCAGCTGTGCCCAAGAGAGATGGGAAGGGTCCCCTCCTCTGGTCTCCCTTTCTTGGCTTTATGACTGGGCCTTAGGTGGGGGCTGTGATTCCTCCCTTGTGGGGGTAGGCTTGTGGGGATAAGAACCTCCAGAACTGCACCCAGGATCATGGCACTGCCTGACACTGCTCTGTACACTGGCATGGTcgtgcctctgtgctgctgctgctgctgctgctgctactactgctttattttatttttatgcatgtCCAAAGCTCACTGTTAGGCCACGATGGTCCATTGTTCTGCCCTCattctgtccctgtgcagggatggagcattgcTGTGCTTGCAGGAAGCTCTCTGCAAAAACTTCCAGCATTCCAagctccttttccctctgtggATGCTTGCTGTGAAATCCCTCAGAGCTGGATTCAGAGCATACTCAAGTTTCCTCTTCTAAAACCCAGGGTCCTTGTCCCCTTCAGCGTGATCAGAATGACCTTTAACTCTGCCTCAAGTTccaatacaggatgtgaccaaaagtatgtGTTTTATCagcatctgctgaaaccagTTGGGGCAGTGATCTGTATCTCCGTGGcagatatcctctgctaatgggccagctgttaaaaaccaggttCAGCAGAGCTCTTCATCTTTTCTGCAACCCATCCTTCCTCTAGGAAGATCTCCTCTGTTAATGagccattgagtcccactgcatgactgataaaattccctAACAGCACTGGGAGATGTTCCAACTAGGgagaggagccaagcctttcctatctggataaaaactgagatatGGAACACCAAGGCAAACTTTTTCCattggattccagaggaaaaccaggtCCTTGTACATCATGGCTGGACCTTCAGTGGAAATCTGCACTGTTCTACAGAACCAGTGTTTCAAGAGAcccacatctgtcactccagggagactgcagccaccatttaattggTCTGccaccaacaccctgactgactgacggggCGTCAGAGTGTATTCTAACTCTGTCAATGTTCGGTTGTTTTGTATCACTGAATTTTTATTCTAATTGTCCAGATTTGGAACTGTTATTTCAATTCCCATATAGTTGCCGGAAAGCgccttaatttcaaaattctaataatttggagggagagagtttacattttccatttcaagcaAGGCTTGtgctttcttagcagacacctgtctttcaaaccaggacaaactGCAACACGTTGTGCAACTGGACCTGCAGGACAGGAACTTTTTCAGCCTCATCTGCCCTTGTTCCCGGGTTTGACTGCATACAACACAACATGAAAGAACACAAGAGCAAGGGCCCTTATGTGTCAGGGCTAAACTGTACTCACTATAGCTCCACAGAGACGACGGGAAAGTGAACAAGACAAACTTTATTAAAGCAGAGCGAAGCGAAGGTATGAGATGGAAGGGAGCTGTCacaagggagggaggcaggaggagcttgTGGGGCTCCTcacaggctcagctgggagcagcatcaATTAagtctggagctgcagcagcattgAGAGGAGGAGACACCTCTTCTCTGCCAGGCACttgaagggctggaagagagaggAACAGAGCCATGGTCAGAGCCGGGATCCGCACAAGAGCCCGAGAAGAACCTCCTGCCAGGACCATGCCAGCCAGCTCTTGCCATGgcctggaaggagcaggagaaaatgGGATCAGCCGCAAGGTGCTGGCCGCAGATCCCCCACGGCTCCTTGAAACCTCTGAGCGCTCTGCCCACGCCGTCCCTCATGTGCAcggggagcagagccctcagcagcCGCACAGGGATTGCAGCTCCCCCGCCACACGCTGCCGACACCGCACTGCCCTGACTCACCCTCACGGATGGGCTggagctcttgctgctgccCCGTCACCTTGTGCCTGAAGATCCCTGGGAACACAGAGCCTGTCGCGGccccaagcagcacagctgcccccACGGGCGCAGCCAGCCCTGAGGCCGCACGCCCTCCTGCCCCGGCAGCGCTCAGCCCGGGCCCTTGGCACATGCTGCCGCCCGAGGCTCGGCTGGAGAGAACGGCAGCAGCCCTGAGGGCAGCCGCGGCTCcagcagccccggcccggctcccgcTGCGGGgcagcacctgggctggggccGAGCCGCGACCAGGCCGGCATGGCAGGCAAGGGACCCCGGGCTCGTGGCTCACCAATGAACCTCCTGGCCGCCCCTCGCTGGCGCTCCGGCgggctctgcaggctcagcagggccCGGCTCAGGTGCTCGGGTGCTCGGCTCTCGTCCTCTCCCGGCTGCAGAGAGCGCACAGAGGGAAGAGTTGGCGCGGGCTTTGCCCCTGGGCCGGCGCTGCCTGCACCCAGCGCTGGCCTCCCCTgcccacacagccctgagccccgAGCGGCTGCCGCTGCTGCCGGGCTCTGCATGGGCAGCCGTGGTGCCGCCCTGCAGCCCGGCTGGGCCGGGGCTCCATTGGCACCGCCTCGGAGCCTCAGGAGCCCGGGCAGGAGCCTGCGCATCCCATGGGAGGGAGCAGCGTGTGGGGCTCAGGCCGGTGCCCTtggctgtggcactgggcaggggcacagctgccagccGCACACACTGACACCGGCGGCAGgctgcttctccaggctgcGCCTGGGGCTTCCAGGCTGCCCTTACCAGGCCATCGTTGAACTTCAGCGCCTGCCCCCTCGTCAGCAGCTGCTCGAGATCCCTCCTCTTGAGGAGCCGACTTGCACAAAGCAGGGATTTGTAAGAGGCCTGAGAGGAGCAAAGAGCCGGAGGTGGCACGATAGCCCAGGGCAATGCACAACCTGCATCCCTCTGCCGAGGGGGaggctggagcccagcaggggcCAGGGCATTGGGCAGCcaagctgctccctgggggACATGAGCAGCCCACAAGTCGTCACCTCTGCCACATCCTGGTTCTCATCGTGCCAGTAAGATAAAAGAGACAACAGGCTCTCCTTCACAATGGCCTTCAGGAGCTGTTTTCCCTTCTTCACTCTAAGCTCCATTACCATTTGAAACAGCtgaatggaaagcagctgcacaTGCCTGTTGTCCTGGTGGCAAATGACAAGAGATTTCAAGATCAACATTTCGCACCTCACATGGGCAAAAGCCCAAAATCCACAGGGCACAAAGTTTCTGGGCAGCATGCAGTGCCTGTGGCTAGGGGCACAGAGCCTTACATTGTTGAAGAGTGGCACAAGCATCTCAGCCAGCATCGGGGCAGTGGTGCTGCATTTGGTGGACACCAGGATGTCTTTGTCCTGGAGCACATTCATGAAGACAGAGAGGGTCATCCCAACCACCTCTCCGTCTGCATGCCTCAGGAGCTCCAGGAACTTTGGAGACATTTCGCAGAGGCTTTCGGCCTGTGTGGAAGGCAAGGCTGTGCTCTGAATCCATGAAGGGCTTCAGCACTGAGACCGCCCTGGCActgcaccctgctgctgctgcagggcccaGCAGCCAAAGGCGCGTCCTGAAGCACTGGGGCAGCAGAAccaggaggcaggagagctgggagcagctgcctcagctgccaATGCCCAGCCAAGCccaagctgctctgctccccagccccacgCTGCCAGTGCGGCCTCAGCCACTGCCCCCTTCTCACCATCAAGGGAGACTTGCTGAGCGCCACGAAGCCTCTGAGCGCCAGGCGACGCCTTGCCGTGCACTCGCTCTGCAGGTGCTTGGCCATGATCGTCAGCATCCTGCGAGCACAGACATTCAAATCCAGAACATCCAGGATCTGAAAGGCaaagggcagtgacaggggagCAGCCGgcaggagcctgcagctgcccagagccaggcccaggcagcagcaccaggtgcAGCACCGTGTCAGGCGGCTGCGGCTACAAGAGGCCAGAGAGCTGGCAGGCAGCTCAGGCAGGCAGCGCTGGCCTTCAGGCTCACCTCCACAAGGAGAGCCAGGCCAGGCAGATCCCAGTGGGGCTGCTCCCTGGTGAGCAGCTTGAGCAGGCAGATTGTCATGGGGGTACATAAGCGGCTCAAGCCACGGCGCACCTCCCTGGCAGGGGGAAAAAGGCACCAATGCCCTGAGCCAGGCAGACaaacctgtgccaggactgACTCACAGAGCTCTGATCTTTGCCCAGCACCCTGCGAGGGGACGTGGACCCTTTTGGATGTGGCTGCTCCCGGCCACCCTCCTCTCCCAGGCTTTTCCAgtctgccctgctgtccctcagtGACAAGGCCCTCCTGCCCACAAccacaggggctgtgtggggcactCTGGGCACAAATGCCAGGGGCTGCAAGGAGAAACAGTCTCACCTGGCCAGCAGACCCACTGCATAGTGGTGGGTGTCggcacagagcagggtgtcCCACACACGCTTGCGCTCCAGAGCCAACAGCCCCTCATCGTCACACCACAGGCGGCAGAGCAGTGCCTTGATGTTCTGCACCACAaatctgtgtgcagagcaaagccCAGGTCACGCTGGGAGCACTGGCTCTGGGCACAAGGGCGTGGGAAGGACAGGACAAGTGGGACCTGTTGGGCTTAGTGGGAAGGCAGTGTTCCTCCCGGCACACTCTCCAGAAGTTATCGACCTCCTCCGGtatctgctctgtggtgacaaAAACTTGGAAGAGCAGAGACACCAGCAGGTGGGCGGAATGAAATTTTATTGTGTGCTGGCACTCGGGCACCTTGGCAAtcacccacagcaccacagTTGCCTGCAAAACACAAATCACCTTCAGACAGCGTTCAGTGCCGGGGTGTCCATGTGGCCGGGCCTGGCAGGGGGAGCACCCGGCCTGCTGCCCCTGAGCCTTCCCCTAGGCCAGGTTTCAGCAGTGCCTTAAGCAGGGAGatgcaggatggggatggggtggAGAGCTTCTGGAAAGGCGAACTGGGGGCAAGCAAAGGCGAGTTTCAGAAACTCACAGCCAAGGCAAATGCAGCCCTGTTGTCCCCACTGGAAGTGGATCTGCTGTGCAGTGGCCAGTCCTGCATCACACTGAGCAGTCTTGGAAAGACACTCTCAGCCGCTGGTCCCCATGATCCTATGGTTCTCCACATcattgcagcagctctgtgggaccAGAGCTGCATGTCAAAGGGATCTCAGCCCCAGTACCATGGCCTGTGCAGCTGCAATGAGGCTGGGTGACAGAGCCGCGGTGCCCcgaggggcagggagggagcatgGCAGCGGGCTCAGGAAGCAGAGGGACCTGTGAGTGCTGGAGCTCTCTGCCTGTCTGGCAGAGCCCACTGGACAGGCTCTACAGGGCCATGGGCTCTAAAAGtggtgagctctgagctctcaaGGCAGTTATGCTCCATACCTGTCACACGATGGGGCACAGCGCAGCAGGGTCAGCACCACCTGAGCAGGGTGGTTTTTAGCCAGACTCAGAATGTTCATGCGCGTGTGGGCATCCACAGTCCCACGGGACACAAGCCTCTGGTGAATGTCCCTCACCATGGCTGGCACCTGGGGGAGGCATGGGGAGACTTGAAGTGCAGTCCAAGGGAGCAACGTCCCAAGTTTCTCCCAAGAAATgattcccttcccaccacacagTGCTGGCCTCAAAGGCCGTGGTGCCTAGTGGCAGTGGTTTGAGGGGCCACGCCATCCTGGAAGGCCTCCAGGCCTGGCCTCAGGGCTTACCTGCTGCTGAGAATAAACACCCATCTGCTTGAAAAGATCAGGTGAGGGAGCAAGAACCAGAGTGGGCGTGGTGTTAGTGCTTGAGATGTCCTGAGCCACTTCGGTGTCAGTCTTCATGATGGCCACATCCTGAGTCACTGCCGTGTGAACCATTGCCCTGTGAGAGTTTTCAGTGCACTCTGTGGATGCTGTGCTAACAGCAGGCTTTGCTTGCTTCTCGCTCAGCCTGGAGTCAGCCTCAGCTGCGCCTTCAGTTGCTTTAGTGGTGGACTTCCTGCGCCGGGTATGCAGGAACCTCTTCAATGTCTGCAGCAGAAAGGGGGCAGGAAGAGAGGGACATTCCATAGAGAGTTCCAGGTGTGatgctgggctgagcagtgacagcaggtgGGGTTGGCTGCAGGTACCTGCGCTGCTCTGTGGAAGTGGCCACGGGCAGGGTCCTGCTCTTGTGTCTCCTCCATGTCTGCATCTAGCAaagagggagcacagccagagctgagggGCTTGGGAGAGTTCGGAGAACACAGACGAGGCCTGcactccccaggcagggacagccccaggatgGCCAGGGGATGGAGCACGGCTACCACCAGGGAGGTGAGCCCAGCCTCTGTTTGGTGCTGTCCATGGCCATGTCCACAGGGGAGtgcatggcatggcatggcatggcatgggaTAGGGCCAATCTGGCTGCAGGCAGAAGCCCTGTGGTGCAGCTGTTCCACTTACCATCCAGCAGTGGCTGCAACTGCTCTGGCTCTTCAGACTGCTGGGCCAGGACTACTGCAGGGCCTGGAATTTTCATCCCCCTAAACACTCTTAACAGTTTGAGCGCTCTGCCTGCCATCCTACTCTGCCCTCAAGGGCACCTTCAGGACAGATGCTCCAGAAAAGCTGCCAGtcaagcagtgctgcagtctgGCCGCAAGGCCAGCCACAGGAGCAGTGCCTCGGAAAAGCTCTGGGTCAGCAAGGAACGAGCTGGCTGCGTGgggctcctcacagcacagctctggcacgTCCTGTCCCATCACATGCACCGAGCACTGTGGCGTGGCCGCGTCACTGCCAGCACCTGTGTTGCCAAGCGCCCGCGTCACCAAGGCCCTTGGACACGCTGCCACGTGCCCTGAGTTCCACCCCACCCCGCCCAAAGTGTTCCATTTTAGAAGCAATCCGTTGCCCCGAGTACCTAAGACGGACCAGGACACACCAAGATCAGCAAAGTCCGCAGGGAAGGACTCTGGACGGTGCTGGGAGCCCACAGCCCAGCTTGGTGCTGTCCTGGCACTTGCAGCTGCCAGCAAGCAAG
Above is a window of Oenanthe melanoleuca isolate GR-GAL-2019-014 chromosome Z, OMel1.0, whole genome shotgun sequence DNA encoding:
- the LOC130265422 gene encoding uncharacterized protein LOC130265422 isoform X2, which codes for MAGRALKLLRVFRGMKIPGPAVVLAQQSEEPEQLQPLLDDADMEETQEQDPARGHFHRAAQTLKRFLHTRRRKSTTKATEGAAEADSRLSEKQAKPAVSTASTECTENSHRAMVHTAVTQDVAIMKTDTEVAQDISSTNTTPTLVLAPSPDLFKQMGVYSQQQVPAMVRDIHQRLVSRGTVDAHTRMNILSLAKNHPAQVVLTLLRCAPSCDRAAAMMWRTIGSWGPAAESVFPRLLSVMQDWPLHSRSTSSGDNRAAFALAATVVLWVIAKVPECQHTIKFHSAHLLVSLLFQVFVTTEQIPEEVDNFWRVCREEHCLPTKPNRFVVQNIKALLCRLWCDDEGLLALERKRVWDTLLCADTHHYAVGLLAREVRRGLSRLCTPMTICLLKLLTREQPHWDLPGLALLVEILDVLDLNVCARRMLTIMAKHLQSECTARRRLALRGFVALSKSPLMAESLCEMSPKFLELLRHADGEVVGMTLSVFMNVLQDKDILVSTKCSTTAPMLAEMLVPLFNNDNRHVQLLSIQLFQMVMELRVKKGKQLLKAIVKESLLSLLSYWHDENQDVAEASYKSLLCASRLLKRRDLEQLLTRGQALKFNDGLPGEDESRAPEHLSRALLSLQSPPERQRGAARRFIGIFRHKVTGQQQELQPIREALQVPGREEVSPPLNAAAAPDLIDAAPS
- the LOC130265422 gene encoding uncharacterized protein LOC130265422 isoform X1 translates to MAGRALKLLRVFRGMKIPGPAVVLAQQSEEPEQLQPLLDDADMEETQEQDPARGHFHRAAQTLKRFLHTRRRKSTTKATEGAAEADSRLSEKQAKPAVSTASTECTENSHRAMVHTAVTQDVAIMKTDTEVAQDISSTNTTPTLVLAPSPDLFKQMGVYSQQQVPAMVRDIHQRLVSRGTVDAHTRMNILSLAKNHPAQVVLTLLRCAPSCDRAAAMMWRTIGSWGPAAESVFPRLLSVMQDWPLHSRSTSSGDNRAAFALAATVVLWVIAKVPECQHTIKFHSAHLLVSLLFQVFVTTEQIPEEVDNFWRVCREEHCLPTKPNRFVVQNIKALLCRLWCDDEGLLALERKRVWDTLLCADTHHYAVGLLAREVRRGLSRLCTPMTICLLKLLTREQPHWDLPGLALLVEFLDVLDLNVCARRVLTIMSKHLQSECTERRRLALRGFVALSKSPLMAESLCEMSPEFLELLRHADGEVVRMTLSVFMNVLQDKDILVSTKCSTTAPMLAEMLVPLFNNDNRHVQLLSIQLFQKVMELRVKKGKQLLKAIVKESLLSLLPYWHDENQDVAEASYKTLLCASRLLKRRDLEQLLTRGQALKFNDGLPGEDESRAPEHLSRALLSLQSPPERQRGAARRFIGIFRHKVTGQQQELQPIREALQVPGREEVSPPLNAAAAPDSADAAPS